The DNA sequence aaaaaggccttCGTTgtagatttatatatttttttataaagttaattaaaatttttgccccgtaaattttgacatgtaccaattCATGTTTTTGAACTTTTcaagccgttaaaaattctttcTAAATTActaaaattgttagatttaaagactactatccaattttattcaattttgctAATGTGGTGATTgtccatgtactaaattatagtctctgaactttaatatatactaaatcatacactctaaattttaatatttactaaattGTGCTCTTAAATTTTTATCTACgtcatatttttttagtaaaattgaacaaaATTCTTTAAATCTAACATTATTAAGAGTTAAGGAAAAAATTTTAACGACCTGATAATTTTAAGGAGCATgattagtacatgtcaaaattcaggaGACAgtctttatataaaaataaaagagagtaTCATCAAGCATTTTAAGAAAATCATGGGTTGCACAATAAGAGCAAACGTAGTACGCACACTACAAAGACGTCTCTCAAACAAATGCTATAGTCAGTAAAACATTTTTCCATTAAAAGCTCTTTAAAAACACATAAGTGATGATTCAACACTGGTGTTAGTTTCCACAATCACAACTGTTTCTTGACAGTTAATTCAGTTAATACTGTTACAGTTCTTGATAACAGTTAATTAACTAGACTGTTTCTTGATTCTACGTAGCCTAGAGTCTGTATAGTGCTCGATCATttcaacacaataataagacaTTTTAAGACAGACTAAGAAGAGTTTACAGAGTTGAGAGAGCTGAGGTATTGGGTTTTGAATTGAATGGCTCGACTGTTTGAGAAAGAGCATTCTTGGGTGTGAGATGAGTGAAACACTGGTGAGGTTGAGTGTCTCATTCAGCTTCATTATTGGTTTTCTTTACTCAGTTCTTGATCAAATAAAGGAGATAGTGATTCAAAGGGGATGTAGAGACAAAGATCACAATTTGTTATTGAACCAGTATAAAAAAAATCTGTGTTGTTtctattgttttctgttttgttTTTCCTTAGATTACTAACTGTTTGTTTGTGTTCTTGTTACTACTCTTCTTGATGCTTTTGTTGTGGATTTTGATCTGCATTGGTTCATTAGATTTTCCCACAAACACCTTAACAATATTCATTTTCATTCTGTCAAGACTCAAGAGGACACCATCTCATcagtttaatattttattttattttcctgTGAAGTAAATaacatttgtatttatttatatatctaattaTCTGTACAACCCCATTTGCTGCCTTAAAAGTTAAAGCAACTCCGCAGCCAATAacttacaagtttttttttcttttctttctgaAATGAATAACTTACAAGTTTGGTGGTATGAAATTgtgttataattaattatccacTTGTGTAAATTCCAAAGCATTAGCATCTGGATCTCGAGCAAATATTGCTGGCCTCCCTGACTTGCTAAGTGTGTAAGGAATACCTGCACCAGGGAAATTGCATGATAAGATTAAGAAGTCCATAATCTCTTAATGCACTTTATACATCTAATCATTTTAAGTCCTTTTACATCATCATTAACATAAAATgactttcaaaaatttatttgtaaaagtaAATGGCCACTTCAAATAACTAATTTTAGACTCACTCaatctctctctcaaacaactttttcttttcactCGTAACATTGATGGTCACTCTATCTGATTATTTTGCCAATTATACACTTTAATCAATAAGAAACAGTTAATTGTTAACACAAAACTCTTCAGTCTTCACTCACAGTCACAGTTAATTGTTTTAATATTGTAATATTGACCATCCCAGACCAGAATATGGAGTGAGCACTTGACTTGTTGACTTATTTCTCAAACATTCATAatttaagaaatatatatttatataaagttaaaaataaaactagtaAATTTTAGATGAAGAAGCTAATCTTTAAGTTTACCAGCTTTGTCAAAGATTGCTTTCAGCTTAGACACATCTCGAATAGCAATACAAGTATGGCGGTCACGGCCTCCATGCTCAGGTCTTCCAGTCAAAGGGTCAGGATTTGGAAGCTCCATCAGATGAATCATTTCAGAACCAATCCACAACCAGGCACCCCTGTAAGGAAGCTTGTCATGTGGCCTTGCTTCGTTTATTTCAAGGCCTAAGTATGACAAACAAGAACCACTGTCAGAATTTCCAAATACCAAGAatggtatatctatatatatgcaTGGGAAATGGCAAAAGTTTTTATCATACCAAGAATATTCTGATAAAAGTCTAGTGACCTTTCCAAGTTCTCACACAACACTCCAACATGGTGGACACTAACAACTCCATAATCTGCATATTACTAACAAACAATTAATTAAGCACTTCTCAAAgccaaaaaaaactataaatatatatatattggaaaaCTAGTAGATAAGTACAGAGAATAAGGATGTTGCAATACATAGTTTAAGCATATAAAAAATGGTCAGATCACTACAACTACAAGCAACCGCCCACCCCTTTATTCTCTTTTAGCGCTTTAATAGTTTAAACCACAgttctctccctctctctttgaggaaaataaacaaacataaacacACAACAATATGTTCTAAAGACAAAATATTCTCTGTACTTCCCAACAAAGAAGAAAAGGATAATTCCAAAAACCAAATTCATAAACAAATCTGTTACTTTTCTTTGGTTCTCACATCATGGACCTGCTAGTCAAATTGAATCAGAATCAAACAAAGAATCCAAACTCTATTGTTTAATTTTCTCCAAAGCACCAAATTTTAAATACCCCAATTTTGATTACAGTATAAATTTAGGGCTAAAAAAAACATACAACAAAAGGAGTTACCATTGCTGTCGTTGACTTGAACAGATTGTTTCTCTATAACATCTCCTTCAAAAGCCACCTTAGCTTTAGTCACGAAACATAGCCCATGACCCTTAACACTTCTCAAATTATTCTGGTTGAAAAGTTTGGATGGTGGGTTCGTAGATGTGTTCTTCAAACCCCTGGGGTTTACCTGAAACAATACAAAGGGTACTCAAATGACTGAAAAATCAATACATAGAGGATTCAATTGGTGCATCTGTGTATGAGAACTGAGAAATATTTTAGTTACCTTGGGTTGGAGAAGAAGAGACGGAGGTGGAGTGAGTAGGGAAGCCATGGAAGAGCAGAACCTGAAATGGGTTAGTTTAGTTTAGAGTTGTAGAGCCACTCGTGTTGTTCATGGCTCCCAATTTTTAGCAACTAAGGGAAACAGTATGAGCCACCCATTCACTGTTTCCTTAGTTTGGGGTGCTTatagtaaatatttaaaatattgggATTATAATGTGAAATACTAATATTTAAGGGGCCCcgttatatcattttttttttttttgaaagtcaATTTTATTTGTTTCTTAATTAGCAAAAGGTTTCATTTTGGAGTGCATCAAATAAATATCAAAGAAGAAACAAAACCATGAGTTGAAACTGTCTAGAAAGGTGAAATAGAGACAATACAATGGGCATTGAGAGCCATTGTCACACTCACACATTtatcaatttttctttttatttatcaaaatttATTCACACTAGAAAATCTATAATGCATCCtctaagggaaatttgattttctatacttacatatacctaatatattttattcaggGCCATCTTATACATTTTTGAGGTCCTGTTCTAATCTTTAAATTTAGGcccttaaaaaaatacaataaaaaaactaataatattttcaaatattattatattacgattatataatttacaatattaagcaccaaaaaatttaaactattttattaaaattattatttatcccATTACAACTTTAAGCTAACATTAACCTTCTACTtaaaattcataatttttttctcttaatttttaacttttgatAGCTAATTGCAAAGaattatatataagataaaaaaataatatctttgGAATGAATAGAATAtgcatttttaaaaaataaatgaatagaataaaaaaagttTGATAAAATAGTTATAAATTACCATTAAATGTGGGATTGAGAACAACTTTTTTACTTGAAAAGTGGAAAGTaataattgttttttatttatttttcatactgttttacttcatttaatatttcatttcataaaaaaaaaaacaaaaacaaaaataaaaaaatcaacctAAAAAGAAGGCAATAAATTAGGCTCTATTTAAATGGCCCTGTGCAATAGACCAGGATGGACAGGCTTATAGCCGGCCCTGATTTTATCCCTAAATTAATACATATcaccattgaaaatatatgaccactttatctaaaacccaaaaatacccctctcaaatttcccatactttttttagtgcaaaaacataaaaaaaataaataaataataaaaaaaaatggtagtctgatggggtccgatggtcacctgatgctatttttttttatgtataaaaacatacaaaaaaaaaaattggtagcagatatggtctgatgggtccgatggtgatggtcacctgatgctattttttttatgtataaaaacattaaccaaaaaaaaaaactggtaGCAGATATGGTCcaatgggtggtccgatgggtggCCGATGGGTGGCCCAATGGTGTAAATggggggtattttagggatatcataaaagttgtcatatcctacaaatattagttattatttgtttaggagAAAAATTTTAACCAATCAAATTTCCCCCTCCTAATAGGTTATTCTAGTAGAcatcttaaatattatttatttagacatttaacaaagttttttagtttaatgttttattataattgtgtacattgtagttatttacaattatttataaattttttaaaattttcgaataatttatagtgtcaagaataatattcaaatattttattacacacgtgattattttttcttatatgtatggtaagtcattgtttgaatcttattttcaccattgtaaattatttataatattttaataatttacagGTGGTCGTACAAAGCCATAAGAAAAACTAGACTAAAAATCTCTTCTTAATATCGAAACAGAtataaaatttatcaaaatGTCATTTGGATTGTACCTATAGACTtaccctaaaaatataaatttctttttaaaaaaaaaaatcaataaaagaaaaatatctaatacaCCTTCCTAAAAGAGTGTTTATGTAAACCACAAATTTGTTTTGACATTTAGgaagtttttataattttttttaatgattttgtACGGTGTAATTATTTAGGACTacctataaatttttaatacatgaaaaatatttaatacacCCTCCTAAAAGAGTAATTTTGTAGGCGACGTATCTAACATTTATGAaagttttttaatctttttttaatgATCGTGTACGTTTTAGTTATTTAGGAGTActtgtaaattttcaaaaaaaattgaattatttataatgctaaaaataaaatttaaacaattgTTTATCATacgtataagaaaaaaatgattatgtgtgcaataaattatttaagggactttttcatttatatttttataaatgattttttatttatttttgaaaatagaaataaCATAATATTGAAATGGAAACaacttttataaaatagaaACATCATAACTTTGAATTTAAAACAACATAAACTCAAAATAGAAAAAGCttgtataaaaatgaaaaaaaaaatatataaaaaaaacataaaagtgaaaatatatatattgtatacatGGTAATTCCTTAATATTTAAATCTCATTTTTAGTATTGTTGTaaactatttaaatttttaaattattttcaagCTTTTCTCTCTGGAGCCTTCTAGCAGGTATGTCGTCCATCTCTTTGTTCTCTTTGAGTTTGGTTCCTCAATCGGAGGATCTCGTCCACCCTAACTGGTATAGTGGTGGTTTGACCTTTTGCGCTTCCTCTTCTTTGCCTACTCTCTCATTTCCcctatgtaataaatgctctaGGGGTTATTATGAGTTTCTTTCCCATCTCATTAATTCTGATCAGAGCATTAATTGCTCAAAACACTTCCTTTTGTCTCCTCTAATTAATTTTTCCCATCATTCCCTTTTGTCTCCTCGCCAATTACTCTCGATTTCCCGTATCTTTCATCAGAAAAACCCCCTTGATTATCGTAAATTGGGGGCGGACGCCTGTGTTCCTAATGTCCTTCAGGTTCCCCTCATTAATATGGCTGCTGTGGATGCGACTTCAGATGTGACTAGGGCGGTTCTCAGGTGTATTCTCCGTGGCTTCTGGTTCTTCCTATATATCTCCAAACTCAGGTATCATTTTCTCCATCTTCTTCCTCTCATCTggttttttcttgtttttatctttgtattttcttcttctgCTGCTATGGATGAATTTTTAAGCAATGTCTCAAATGCTCTTGTTCTCCCTCCTGAAGAATCCACTGTCTTTACTTATGACACTGGTTCTTCTAGCTCTGAACCAGCTCCCATTAGCCTCCTTCTTAAACTCCACACTGTTCGTCCTTATAACCGACCTTCTCTAATGAAAACTCTATCGGGTATCTGGTCATCGCAGTGCCGTTTTCCTGTTACTGTGTCTGAACATGCAGATGGCATGTTCATGGTCTCCTTTGGCTGTGAAGGGGACAAGGGTAGAGTCTTAGAGGGTCAACCATGGCATTTTGCCCAAGCCCTTACTATCTTTGCTGCTCCTGACAGTTCATTTCCTCTTACTCCTGACAATCTTCACTATGTTCCTTTTTGGATCCAAGTTTATGGTATCCCTTTCATGTGTAAGTCCTATGACCTTGCTAGATTTATAGCAATGGAGATTGGTGACCTTATTGAGGTGGATAAGGACACCATCAAAGAGGGTACTGGCCCTTATCTGCGGTTGAGAGTTCTCATGGATGTTAATCTGTCCATTAGGAGGGGTATGAACATTAAATTTATTAGGATGGGGCGTGAGTTTGTTAAGTGGTTAGATTTCAAGTACGAGAGATTGCCTGACTTCTGTTTTTTCTGTGGAAAGTTGGATCACACAAAAAAATTCTGTGTGGCTTTCTTACAGAGGTGTGATGAGCTTCTCACTGAGCCTTTATGTCCCTATAACATACTTCTTAGGGGCAAGGAAAAGATTACTGACAAAACTCAACCTTTCCAATATCCCCATCCCCCTGCCATCACTCTGATGAACTACCAACCCGTCAACCTTAATATGCCTCCCCACCATTTGTCTGCTCAAACTATTAATTTCCCTTCATTCCTCAGTCTCAATGATCATTTCACTGGTCCTTTTGCCTCTCCTGCTTCTACTGGAGTTCTTATGATGCCAACACCAT is a window from the Cannabis sativa cultivar Pink pepper isolate KNU-18-1 chromosome 1, ASM2916894v1, whole genome shotgun sequence genome containing:
- the LOC115708275 gene encoding glyoxylase I 4, giving the protein MASLLTPPPSLLLQPKVNPRGLKNTSTNPPSKLFNQNNLRSVKGHGLCFVTKAKVAFEGDVIEKQSVQVNDSNDYGVVSVHHVGVLCENLERSLDFYQNILGLEINEARPHDKLPYRGAWLWIGSEMIHLMELPNPDPLTGRPEHGGRDRHTCIAIRDVSKLKAIFDKAGIPYTLSKSGRPAIFARDPDANALEFTQVDN